Below is a genomic region from Spartinivicinus poritis.
AACATTTATTCTCTAGCTGAAAACTATAATTACACTGTTGAAGCAATCGAACAATACTGGCAGGGGCTCACTCCTCAGGGAGTCATTCAATTTACTCAATGGCTTGACCTACCTGCTCGAAGCAGCCTTAAGCTGGTTAATACCATTCAGTCAATGCTCAATCAACAAGGCATTGAGTCACCCGAAAATCATTTAGTACTCATTAGAAGCTGGAAAACATTAACTATTTTACTAAGTAAAAAATCTTTAAGTACTGATGCACTCTCAAATATTATTAGATTTTGTCACACAAAAGGATTTGACACAATTTATTTCCCTGGTATCACCACCACCCAAACGAATAAAATCAATATTATTCCTCCACCTACCTTTCATCAGCTTATTCATGAAATGCTTATCAACAATAAGGACTTCAGATCAGCTTATAAATTTAATATTTCTGCTACATCAGACAACAAGCCTTTTTTTAATCATTTTTTCAAATGGGGATCTATCAATGAGTTTCTATCTCTTGCGAGAAAAGGCGGTATGTCACTTATTGAAACTAGCTATTTATTACAACTACTCATTTTATTTATTTGCATAACATGTAGCTTTCTCCTTATTATCATCCCTCTTTTATTTCGTAGCAGGCACGTTTCCATCATTACTTTACTAAAAAATAATCCGCTGACTTTCACTGATTACTTTTTATTAATTGGATTCAGCTTTTTCTTTTTAGAAATTGCTTTTATTCAATATTTTATTCTCTGGTTCGACAATATATTAATTGCTGTCACTGTAACGACTTGCAGCTTTTTGATATGTTCCGGTATCGGAAGTCTACTAGCAAATCAACTAATCAATAAAAAGTTCAGCTATAGTGTGCTCATTAACACTACAATTGCTTGCATTTTATTATCACTTATTTCACTACAGATCATTCTTCCTTTACTGTTAGAGTGGCTAAGACACAGTACATTATTAACTAAAGCTATCTTTGCAACAATAGCCATATCACCTCTGGCATTAGCCATGGGTTTTCCATTTGCAACTGCACTAGCATCATTACAAAAGCATTCTGATCAACTAATCCCTTGGGCATGGAGTATTAACAATAGTGCATCTGTGATCAGTATTTTACTTGCTCCAATTATCGCCATAGAACTGGGGTTTAACAGCCTGTTATTAATTGCTGCTTGTTGTTATCTTGCAGCTGCTTATTCTTTTCAGAAGTTTACTGCTCGAGTTAACTATACAAAATCAGACTGATGAAGACTACACTGTCAAGTAACGCTGTATCTATAGAATGTGTAGTTATCTATGCCTAATCTGAATATTATAGCTAATACACATGGTATATTAATACTAAAAAGGCAGTTTCTATGAAGTTTTTCATCTTGCTTGCTTGCTTAACTTGCACAAGCTTTCATAGCTATGCAAATGAACTAATACTTTTCAACTGGCAAGAGTATCTTTCAGAAAAAGTCGTTCAGCAATGGCAAGAGCAAACAGGTATTGCCTTAAAACAGGTATATTACGACAGTGATGAGATGCGTGATGAGATATTAGCTACGCAAAGCTCAGAGCAGTATGACCTTGTTATTATTGACAGTACATCAGCCCAGCTCTTTGGTAAAAATAATAAGCTTCTTCCACTGACCAGTACAGAAGTAAAAAATATCAGCAATACAGAAAGACGCTGGTTACGAAGTTGTGGTAATTTTGGTGTTCCTTACTTTTGGGGAACAACCGGTATTGCTTATCGTGCTGATAAAGTTAAATCTCCCCCCACTTCCTGGCAAGATTTACTTGCCCCCTCTCCTGAGTTAGCTGGTCATATTGGCATGCTTGAAGATTATACGGATACCTTAATTCCAGCTCTAAGAGCAAGTGGCCATCCTATTTATAGCGAAAATGTGGATCACCTAAAGGCTGCTTATACTTTGTTAAAACAACAACTCCCAAAGGTTCTGACCTATGACTATATAATCAGTTATATTAGCGCCAAACCTGATGACGAAGAGCTATTTATGGCACTTGCCTATAGTGGTGATGAGTACACACTCAATGATATTGTTGGTAAAGAAGTATGGAAGTTTGCTGTACCTAAAGAAGGTACATCATTATGGGTGGACTGCATAGCCGTACTTGCTAGTAGCAAAAACAAACAAAATGCTTTAGCTTTTATTAACTTTTTGAATAAGCCTGACATCGCAGCACTTAATGCCAATGAAACTGGCAGCGCTACAGCCAATAAAGCAGCTATGCCATTAATAGATACAGAACTAAAAAATGATAAAAGCCTATACCCTAGTGTTGAAATACTAGATAAAAGTGAGCCATACCGAATTATATCAGATAAAAGCATGACTCAACGCAATCGGATTATGCGAGCATTAAGCAAAGACCATGAGACTAAATAAACGCGTAAAGTCGCTGATATTACCTGTCTTAATTTTTAGTTATTTAATAACTTTTTTTGGTATTTACCAGATTCAAAAACAATCCATTATTCACTTTCAATCAAGTGAAGCTAAACTACAACTTAATCAGTTAGTTGCCAACTTAAATCTTTATTTAAGTTTTGCAGACACATACTTTCCTGCATTAGTCCGCAGCGCAGAACTACATAACTTTTTAAAAATTGAAGACAAGCGTTTTAAAGCACTAGCTATTGAAGGTAATTTAGAAGAAGCCATTAAGGAGTTAGATGACGTTAGTATAGGTTATCTATCCTTATCTATTTTATCGCCTGATAATCAGGTTGAGTTTTATTATGAGAACAGTGACGATCCTTTCAGTGAAATTGATCCTAGGATACCTGAAATTGTAAAAAAAAGACGATCTAATTTAACCCATAGCACTAGAACACTCATTAAGCACAATGGTTCAATCAGACTAGTTTATGTTCGATTTATTGACCGCTATACTTTACGCCAACCATTAATGAAAGACTGGTCTAAAGCAGTAGCAGTGGTCATGGCCTTTGATATTAAAGGCTTCGATCAACTAAGACAAACACTGAAGCAAACAACAGGCAGAATCTCAGAATTATATGCAGAAAACCAGCCTCCTCCTGCATCAGGTGCAATGATTCAAGTGTCACATGCTATACCCAATTTAGGCTCAATTTACTTAGAAGTTGATAATAAGTTCATCCAAGAGCTGTTGAATGAACTTTACTTGAGAATTGCTGTTTCATTTATTTTATTAACATTATGCTCTTATGTAGTGCTCAATAACCTAATTAAACGGTATATCACTGGCCCGATTCAAGACTTAGAGCACGAAATTACTGACGTACTGGAAGGTCATAAACAACAGCCACACCCCTATAAAAGCGATGATGAAGTAGGCAGTTTAAGCCGTGTGTTTGCTAAATTATATAGCCAGTTACACGGTGCTTACGAAGTAACGAAAGAAATGGCTGAAAAAGATGCTCTTACCAAACTTTATAATCGTAGAATGTTTACTCGCTGTTTAGAGCGAGTTTTACAACGAGCGGATCACAACAATCAAAAAGTCGGTTTATTATATGTAGACTTAGATAATTTTAAATTTGTTAATGATAAATATGGCCATGAAACAGGTGATATTTTACTAAAAGCCTTTGCTACAAGATTACAAGATACCGTTCGCACAACTGATATCGTACTAAAATTTTATAGTCATGATTTAGCTCGCTTGGCTGGAGATGAGTTTGCAGTTCTACTACATGAGTTTAATAAAGATGCCGTTTTATATAAAGTTGCTGAGCGTATTCTGAGTTTATTCGATAATGGCTTTACCTGTGAAGTTGGCCATTTTCCTGTCTCTGCCAGCATTGGTATTGCTATTTACCCCAATGATGGTACAAACCCAACAGAGCTTATTTCCAATTCAGATGCGGCAATGTATCAAGCGAAACATGCTGGGAAAAATCAATATGCTTTTTATTCTCAAGAGCTTGCCTCTCAGGCTCGCCGGGATAAAGAAATTGAAACGGAGTTAAAGAAGAAAGATTTTTCTGAATTTGAAGTTTATTACATGCCTATCATTGACACTAAAAAAAATCGGGTGGCTGGTGTTGAAGCCTTACTCAGATGGCATTCTAAAGCATTAGGTTTTGTTTCACCAGCTGAGTTTATCCCTATTGCAGAAAGCAGGGGATACTTTGAAGCTATCGATTTATGGGTTATACAGCAGGTAATCCATGATTCTAAAACATTGTTAGACCTATTTGGTAACCATTTAAAACTTTCCATTAATATATCTTCAGCTCAACTTAGTTCTCAGCTGTTTAGTGAGCAAATAGCGAAGCTATTTAATCAAACTGATCTGACATCTGTTATTTTCCAACTAGAAATAACTGAAACGTTCGAAATTCAAGATTTAACAAAAGTTGAAAATAACTTACATGATTTAAAAAAACTAGGGCTATCTTTGGCTATTGATGACTTTGGGTCAGGCTATACCTCATTGGTACAGCTATTAAACTACCCAATTGATACTATTAAAATCGATAAATCATTAGTTGATATGATGGTGGATACTCGCCGTTGCGCTATGGTCATCGCTCTTATCAAGTATTGCAAACAGCAAGGCTTTCAGGTAACTGCCGAGGGTATTGAAAGAGAAGAGCAAGCCTCCATTCTTATAGAAGCCGGCTGTGATTACTTACAAGGTTTTTATTTCGCAAAACCAGAGCCATTATCTGCACATATTGAAAAAGCTAATGGCCAGCCAATTATTAAAAAGTCTAGTTAAGGGCGCCATTAATAATTGTAATTTTATCCCCTCAAATAAACTTGGCATAGGAAGGTATCCCCTCCGGCTCACTAGCTGCTTTAAACTTAGTTGACGTATAGTTTTCAAATAGACTTTGACCAAACTTTATCTCTGATAAAAGCTCTTTTGCTGAAAATGCCGTAAATCGCTGGGGATTTGGCATAATCACCGGTGCTAACTGTTGTTGCAATAATAATTTATTGGCAACTAAAACACCGATTGTTCTGATATTACCATCAATAAAAGGTTTAGCCCTGGCCAACTCCTGGCAGCAACGAGCAATGGCTGCTAATTTATCGTTTTCAGTTCGAGAAAAACTTTGTGCCTGACTGTAATCAGTTAATATATCGGCTGTCAGTTCCGTACATTGGGCAGCGGTTCTAGGCTTAATATGCAAGTTAATTTGCTGAGCATCCTGATAACTTAAAGAGCCATCCTTTAATGTCACTCCTAACACTTCAAACCAGGGTTCCAGCTGATAGCCTTTGATTAATTCAATTAGCCCGGCTTCAGAAGCGTTGGCTTGTTTATCGACTAACGGATCTCCTGCCATCAGGCTTTTGGTTGTTGCTTGCTGATCCTGGTAACCGATTGGCAAAGTAATTTCTGGTAGCCCATATTGTTCCTGGATCAGCTGTTCCTGCATCGTTTTACCCAAAGGCAGAACCCCTGCTACAGCCTTATTCTGTAGTTTTTCCAATAACGTGGTATCTAATGGCTGTTCCACTGTAGCGAGCATATGGCTGAAGCCATAAAACATAGCAGCTAAATAACCAGCCTCATCTTCAAAGCCATATTCACCTCTTAGTTCTTGTTGACTGTGATCAGTCATTAACCGCCAGGTCTGCTGCTTATCAAATACCTGAAATGCCTTATGATTGCTCATTGCTTTATGCAATACGGGCTCAGCTTCCAGCTTACGGTAAATACCTATAAGAATCGTCAGTAGTTTATCTTTTAGCCCTTTAAACTCAGGATTAATTTTATCGTTATCAAGAATTGCTTGCTTAAGCTTTGCTGCTACATCAATCGCAGCCAGCCCAGCTGAAGCACTTTTCTGTTTAAACTCGACGGCTTTCACCAGTGCGCTGGTTAACTCTTGATGAGAGGAGCGATCTGATAGCTGCTTTGCTAAAAGATTGCTAATCGCCTTATAAGACGGGTTAGTCGCAAGTTTACTTCCCCCAGTAAAAGCTGTTGAGTTATTTAAAACACCACTGATCATTTATAAGCACCACGATCAATTATAAGCCCGGTAATGCTACACTAACATAATATGAATATAACATTGCATTGTATAACAATTTCAGCTTTTATACATGAACAATCGCTCACTTTAAAGACCAATATAATTCAGACATTCCTGCTCTTTCCTCCATTTGCTATATCTTGTGTCCATTTACTTGAAAAAAGCAATCGCATCCTTTTGTACTAACCAAGTAAAGATTTTAAGCATCTCTTCTAGTTCGTATCAGCCATTGATAGTAATATCTGCCAGCAGCGCTCTTCAAGCAAATATCAATAAGCCCTTTACTATCCAATGGTTTTATATTGTGGCAATTTCCAACAACATATTCCTTACCTTCATAGCGAAAGTTAAAAAAACACATTTCACTTTAAACAAAAAACTAGCTGTATTGTTTAGCATTATACTGATTATGTTTTGCAGTATCTTCAGCTACATTGCCTATGAAGAAATTAATACCAGCGCCCATCAGCAAGCTGAGGCATTTGGCGAAACGATTAGCAAGCAAACAGCTAATATGGCTGGCGAGCTACTAATGACTAATGACCGGATCAGTTTAAATGTCCTGCTAAGTGACCTGGTAGAAAATCCCTATATATACAGTGCAAGTATTTACAGCACCAAGAACCAGCTGCTAGCTTCAGCTACTACCAAATCCAGTAAACAACAGCTAGCCACTAAAAAAACTTATACTGCCCCAGTACACCACCAAGAAGTGTTTGTTGGTTTAGTCAGAATTAAACTTAATGACTTCTATATCAGCAAACCAGCAAAAGATGCGACCACTATGGTTGTTTTTACCAGTATCATGTTACTAATCTGTGGCTTATTGTTGTTCATTCAACAAACAAACCGGCTGAGCCTAGATTTACAGAAACTCACAGCCATTATTCAGCGAAAAGATAAAAGCGCTATTTACCAGCTAAAAAATACAACGCGTAACGATGAATTAGGCCTGCTTGCTCGCGCCATACCAAGCCTATTACCACCCGATACAGCCCCTGTCGTTGAAATGCCTAGTCACATTCTTAACCATTCTGCAACGATTTGTATACAGTTTTCAAATATTGATACGCTTAAGCAGTGTTTAACGAGCGAGCTGTTTAATCAAATGCTTAACCAACAGTTGAGCTATATCGAAACGCTTGCCAACCAGCATAGTGGCCATATTAACTATTCAACTGAAGGCAATGTTTTTATCAGCTTCCTACAAAACCAAGTTGAAGACTTCTTTTTCAAAGCCATTCAAACAGCCATTGATATTCTTAATTACCAGCCAAGTGACCAACAAACCAGTAAAATCACCATGGGCCTAGGAATTAGCATCGATAATCAACCACGGAAACATCCCACACTGAGTAGACACCCTGCGTTACAAGCTAGTGCTGCTTGCGAAGCTAAGCAAATTGCCAACCTGGCAACTGACGAATTATTCATTCATGAAGCAACGTTAGATATTTTTAATGACAGTCGAGTTCAGGCAGAGCCTGTTTTGGAGCTTCCTAATATTAAACGCGTTATAGCTATTGAGCTTGATGACAATGATGGACAACAAAGCCAAGCTAGTTAGTTTTTAACTCTCTATAGGTCTGTATCAAAAGTTGGAAAACATGAAACGATAGAGTTTTCT
It encodes:
- a CDS encoding polyamine ABC transporter substrate-binding protein encodes the protein MKFFILLACLTCTSFHSYANELILFNWQEYLSEKVVQQWQEQTGIALKQVYYDSDEMRDEILATQSSEQYDLVIIDSTSAQLFGKNNKLLPLTSTEVKNISNTERRWLRSCGNFGVPYFWGTTGIAYRADKVKSPPTSWQDLLAPSPELAGHIGMLEDYTDTLIPALRASGHPIYSENVDHLKAAYTLLKQQLPKVLTYDYIISYISAKPDDEELFMALAYSGDEYTLNDIVGKEVWKFAVPKEGTSLWVDCIAVLASSKNKQNALAFINFLNKPDIAALNANETGSATANKAAMPLIDTELKNDKSLYPSVEILDKSEPYRIISDKSMTQRNRIMRALSKDHETK
- a CDS encoding putative bifunctional diguanylate cyclase/phosphodiesterase, with the translated sequence MRLNKRVKSLILPVLIFSYLITFFGIYQIQKQSIIHFQSSEAKLQLNQLVANLNLYLSFADTYFPALVRSAELHNFLKIEDKRFKALAIEGNLEEAIKELDDVSIGYLSLSILSPDNQVEFYYENSDDPFSEIDPRIPEIVKKRRSNLTHSTRTLIKHNGSIRLVYVRFIDRYTLRQPLMKDWSKAVAVVMAFDIKGFDQLRQTLKQTTGRISELYAENQPPPASGAMIQVSHAIPNLGSIYLEVDNKFIQELLNELYLRIAVSFILLTLCSYVVLNNLIKRYITGPIQDLEHEITDVLEGHKQQPHPYKSDDEVGSLSRVFAKLYSQLHGAYEVTKEMAEKDALTKLYNRRMFTRCLERVLQRADHNNQKVGLLYVDLDNFKFVNDKYGHETGDILLKAFATRLQDTVRTTDIVLKFYSHDLARLAGDEFAVLLHEFNKDAVLYKVAERILSLFDNGFTCEVGHFPVSASIGIAIYPNDGTNPTELISNSDAAMYQAKHAGKNQYAFYSQELASQARRDKEIETELKKKDFSEFEVYYMPIIDTKKNRVAGVEALLRWHSKALGFVSPAEFIPIAESRGYFEAIDLWVIQQVIHDSKTLLDLFGNHLKLSINISSAQLSSQLFSEQIAKLFNQTDLTSVIFQLEITETFEIQDLTKVENNLHDLKKLGLSLAIDDFGSGYTSLVQLLNYPIDTIKIDKSLVDMMVDTRRCAMVIALIKYCKQQGFQVTAEGIEREEQASILIEAGCDYLQGFYFAKPEPLSAHIEKANGQPIIKKSS
- a CDS encoding AhpA/YtjB family protein gives rise to the protein MAISNNIFLTFIAKVKKTHFTLNKKLAVLFSIILIMFCSIFSYIAYEEINTSAHQQAEAFGETISKQTANMAGELLMTNDRISLNVLLSDLVENPYIYSASIYSTKNQLLASATTKSSKQQLATKKTYTAPVHHQEVFVGLVRIKLNDFYISKPAKDATTMVVFTSIMLLICGLLLFIQQTNRLSLDLQKLTAIIQRKDKSAIYQLKNTTRNDELGLLARAIPSLLPPDTAPVVEMPSHILNHSATICIQFSNIDTLKQCLTSELFNQMLNQQLSYIETLANQHSGHINYSTEGNVFISFLQNQVEDFFFKAIQTAIDILNYQPSDQQTSKITMGLGISIDNQPRKHPTLSRHPALQASAACEAKQIANLATDELFIHEATLDIFNDSRVQAEPVLELPNIKRVIAIELDDNDGQQSQAS